In a single window of the Delftia tsuruhatensis genome:
- a CDS encoding DUF5131 family protein, with protein MAENTKIEWADHTWNPWEGCQKVGPGCDHCYADTRNARLGDGQAVNWGPGARPMHPDRASSLRDQCNAAGVPFLFKQWGEWLPAKEGRSVTGKTLVLEGAAPFTSHSEWHAFPDGQQLARIGKKATGRLLDGRTWDGVPAP; from the coding sequence ATGGCCGAAAACACCAAGATCGAATGGGCAGACCACACCTGGAATCCCTGGGAGGGTTGCCAGAAGGTCGGGCCTGGCTGCGACCACTGCTATGCCGATACGCGCAACGCGCGCCTTGGCGATGGCCAGGCCGTGAACTGGGGCCCAGGCGCGCGGCCCATGCATCCAGACCGGGCCAGCAGCCTGCGCGACCAGTGCAACGCTGCCGGCGTGCCCTTCCTGTTCAAGCAATGGGGCGAGTGGCTGCCCGCCAAGGAAGGCCGCAGCGTCACTGGCAAGACCCTGGTGCTGGAGGGTGCCGCGCCCTTCACCTCGCACTCAGAGTGGCACGCCTTCCCTGACGGCCAGCAACTGGCACGCATCGGCAAGAAGGCCACAGGCCGGCTGCTCGATGGCCGCACCTGGGATGGCGTCCCTGCGCCGTGA
- the glnL gene encoding nitrogen regulation protein NR(II): MTEGLRPAAPASYQALDLLCTLMAVLDERGAVLFANAALENALGLSRRMLEGSELAACFTEPSLLDKALRGAQDNDFAALRFEASLHRVAGDALPVHVTVSLAERPGHVLVEFWPLEQQARQDREERLREQAQAHKELIRNLAHEIKNPLGGIRGAAQLLQMDLDAPELREYTEVIIHEADRLQALVDRLLAPHRHPHEVGDVNIHEVCERVRSLVLVEHPSGLAITRDYDISIPEFRGDSAQLIQAVLNIVQNAAQALHERIAAGDAEIILRTRVARQVTFGRQRYRLALELHVIDNGPGVPDAIKERIFYPLVSGRDGGSGLGLTLAQTFVQRHQGLIECESQPGRTDFRILIPLP, from the coding sequence ATGACCGAGGGTCTCAGACCGGCGGCCCCGGCGTCCTACCAGGCCCTTGATCTGCTGTGCACGCTGATGGCCGTGCTCGACGAGCGCGGTGCCGTGCTGTTCGCCAATGCGGCCCTGGAGAATGCGCTGGGCCTGTCGCGCCGCATGCTCGAAGGCAGTGAACTGGCGGCCTGCTTCACCGAACCATCCCTGCTGGACAAGGCCTTGCGCGGCGCGCAGGACAACGACTTCGCGGCGCTGCGCTTCGAGGCCAGCCTGCACCGCGTGGCCGGTGATGCGCTTCCCGTGCATGTCACCGTCTCCCTGGCCGAGCGGCCTGGCCATGTCCTGGTGGAGTTCTGGCCGCTGGAACAGCAGGCCCGGCAGGACCGCGAGGAGCGTCTGCGCGAGCAGGCCCAGGCACACAAGGAACTGATCCGCAACCTGGCCCACGAGATCAAGAACCCCCTGGGCGGCATCCGTGGCGCCGCGCAGCTGCTGCAGATGGATCTGGACGCGCCCGAGCTGCGCGAGTACACCGAAGTCATCATCCATGAAGCCGACCGCCTGCAGGCGCTGGTGGACCGGCTGCTGGCCCCGCACCGCCATCCGCACGAAGTGGGCGATGTCAACATCCACGAAGTCTGCGAGCGCGTGCGATCGCTGGTGCTGGTCGAGCATCCTTCGGGGCTGGCCATCACGCGCGACTACGACATCTCCATCCCCGAGTTCCGCGGCGACAGCGCCCAGCTGATCCAGGCCGTGCTCAACATCGTCCAGAACGCAGCGCAAGCCCTGCACGAGCGCATCGCCGCGGGTGATGCGGAAATCATCTTGCGTACCCGCGTGGCCCGCCAGGTCACTTTCGGCCGCCAACGCTACCGGTTGGCATTGGAATTGCATGTGATCGACAACGGGCCAGGCGTTCCCGATGCCATCAAGGAGCGGATCTTCTATCCGCTGGTATCGGGAAGGGATGGCGGTTCGGGACTGGGGCTGACATTGGCGCAGACCTTCGTGCAGCGCCACCAGGGGCTGATCGAATGTGAAAGCCAGCCGGGCCGCACGGATTTCCGCATCCTCATCCCCCTGCCTTGA
- the ntrC gene encoding nitrogen regulation protein NR(I), with the protein MKPIWIVDDDPSIRFVLEKALGREGWATRSFIQARDVLTALSDVDAGDPARQPPQVLVSDIRMPGGSGLELLEQIRAQQPGLPVIIMTAYSDLDSAVSAFQRGAFEYLPKPFDLPKAVELIRRAVEESLREDVAEAQAPLQAEMLGQAPAMQDVFRAIGRLSQSQVTVLITGESGSGKELVARALHKHSPVAGGPFVAINTAAIPKDLLESELFGHERGAFTGAQTQRRGRFEQAEGGTLFLDEIGDMPFDLQTRLLRVLSDGHFYRVGGHQAVKAHVRVIAATHQDLEQRVRNGAFREDLFHRLNVIRLRLPALRERSEDVPMLARHFLQQSARQLGVEPKRMGVDAMQRLQAFAFPGNVRQLENICHWLTVMAPAQVISLKDLPPEVLGEAPHPVGSGAALAALAAAPSAPPDEGGRGAMPGMHPPAPAHDLAQGVGDADWVHLLGQQARQLLEHTQVHGHGEVWDQLSRRFEAQLIRSALAVTHGRRVEAAQRLGIGRNTITRKLQELGMDEDAFE; encoded by the coding sequence ATGAAACCGATCTGGATCGTGGATGATGACCCTTCCATCCGCTTCGTGCTGGAAAAGGCGCTGGGCCGGGAAGGCTGGGCCACGCGCAGCTTCATCCAGGCCCGCGATGTGCTCACGGCACTGTCCGATGTCGATGCCGGCGACCCGGCGCGCCAGCCCCCCCAGGTGCTGGTCAGCGACATCCGCATGCCCGGTGGCTCGGGGCTGGAGCTGCTCGAGCAGATCCGTGCCCAGCAGCCCGGCCTGCCCGTCATCATCATGACCGCGTACTCCGACCTGGACAGCGCCGTATCGGCCTTCCAGCGCGGAGCCTTCGAATACCTGCCCAAGCCCTTCGACCTGCCCAAGGCCGTGGAACTGATCCGGCGTGCCGTCGAGGAAAGCCTGCGCGAGGATGTGGCCGAGGCCCAGGCCCCGTTGCAGGCCGAGATGCTGGGCCAGGCGCCCGCCATGCAGGACGTGTTTCGCGCCATCGGCCGTCTCAGCCAGAGCCAGGTCACGGTGCTGATCACGGGCGAATCCGGCTCAGGCAAGGAGCTGGTGGCGCGGGCGCTGCACAAGCATTCGCCCGTGGCGGGAGGCCCTTTCGTGGCCATCAACACCGCGGCCATTCCCAAGGACCTGCTCGAATCCGAGCTGTTCGGACATGAGCGAGGTGCCTTCACCGGGGCCCAGACCCAGCGGCGCGGTCGTTTCGAGCAGGCCGAGGGTGGCACGCTGTTTCTCGACGAAATCGGCGACATGCCGTTCGATCTGCAGACGCGGCTGTTGCGCGTGCTGTCGGACGGGCATTTCTACCGCGTGGGTGGCCACCAGGCCGTCAAAGCCCACGTGCGTGTCATCGCTGCCACCCATCAGGACCTGGAGCAGCGTGTGCGCAACGGCGCCTTCCGCGAGGATCTGTTCCACCGGCTCAACGTCATCCGGCTGCGCCTGCCGGCTCTGCGCGAACGCAGCGAGGACGTGCCCATGCTGGCGCGCCACTTCCTGCAGCAAAGCGCGCGGCAGCTCGGTGTCGAGCCCAAGCGCATGGGCGTCGATGCCATGCAGCGGCTGCAGGCTTTCGCGTTTCCCGGCAACGTCCGCCAGCTGGAGAACATCTGCCATTGGCTGACCGTGATGGCGCCGGCCCAGGTGATCTCGCTCAAGGACCTGCCTCCCGAGGTGCTGGGTGAGGCCCCGCACCCGGTGGGCAGTGGCGCAGCGCTCGCGGCCCTGGCAGCCGCGCCTTCGGCGCCGCCCGACGAAGGCGGTCGTGGCGCCATGCCTGGCATGCACCCTCCGGCCCCGGCCCATGATCTGGCGCAGGGTGTTGGCGATGCGGACTGGGTCCACCTGCTGGGCCAGCAGGCGCGCCAGTTGCTGGAGCACACCCAGGTCCACGGGCATGGCGAGGTCTGGGACCAGCTGTCGCGGCGCTTCGAGGCGCAATTGATCCGATCGGCCCTGGCCGTCACCCATGGGCGGCGGGTGGAGGCCGCGCAACGCCTGGGCATAGGGCGCAACACCATCACCCGCAAGCTGCAGGAGCTGGGCATGGACGAGGACGCCTTCGAGTAG
- the xth gene encoding exodeoxyribonuclease III produces the protein MKIATWNVNSLSVRLPQVLAWLEANPVDALGLQELKLTDDKFPLQALEAAGYHAVSHGQKTYNGVAWLSRTPVRDVVRNIPGLDDDQARIIGATTDSPFGPVRLINGYFVNGQAPGTDKFAYKMRWLQALQDWVRGEMAAHPRLVLVGDFNVAPEDRDSYDPVGLKDTIHHTVEERAHFQALLQLGLTDAFRMFEQPDKSYSWWDYRMLGFQKNRGLRIDHILVSEALRGSVTACSVDRAPRKNPQPSDHAPVVVTLA, from the coding sequence ATGAAAATCGCGACGTGGAATGTCAACTCCCTTTCCGTGCGCCTGCCCCAGGTGCTGGCCTGGCTGGAGGCCAACCCTGTGGATGCGCTGGGCCTGCAGGAACTCAAGCTGACTGACGACAAGTTCCCGCTGCAGGCTCTGGAGGCCGCCGGCTATCACGCGGTCAGCCATGGCCAGAAGACCTACAACGGCGTGGCCTGGCTGTCGCGCACACCGGTTCGGGACGTGGTACGCAACATCCCCGGGCTCGATGACGATCAGGCGCGCATCATTGGCGCCACCACCGACTCCCCTTTCGGCCCCGTGCGCCTGATCAACGGCTATTTCGTCAATGGCCAGGCGCCGGGCACCGACAAGTTCGCCTACAAGATGCGCTGGCTGCAGGCCTTGCAGGATTGGGTGCGAGGCGAAATGGCGGCCCACCCGCGCCTGGTGCTGGTGGGCGACTTCAACGTGGCGCCCGAGGACCGAGACTCCTACGATCCCGTCGGCCTCAAGGACACGATCCACCATACGGTCGAAGAACGCGCCCATTTCCAGGCGCTGCTGCAACTGGGACTGACCGATGCCTTCCGCATGTTCGAGCAGCCGGACAAAAGCTACTCCTGGTGGGACTACCGCATGCTGGGCTTCCAGAAGAACAGGGGCCTTCGCATCGACCATATCCTGGTCAGCGAAGCCCTGCGCGGCAGCGTCACGGCCTGCTCCGTGGACCGTGCGCCACGCAAGAATCCGCAGCCCAGCGACCATGCGCCCGTGGTGGTGACGCTGGCCTGA
- the glnA gene encoding type I glutamate--ammonia ligase produces the protein MAKTVADVMNMVKENEVKFVDLRFTDTRGKEQHVTVPVSHFDEDKFTSGHAFDGSSVAGWKGIEASDMQLMPDPSTANIDPFFEETTLFLQCDVIEPGDGKAYDRDPRSVAKRAEAYLKASGLGDTAYFGPEPEFFIFDGVRWNTEPGSTFYEIEEYEAPWNSGAKFESGNRGHRPRVKGGYFPVPPVDSTQDLRAEMVLLLEQLGIPVEVFHHEVAGAGQNEIGTRFSTLVERADWTQVMKYVIWNVANTYGKTATFMPKPYPGDNGSGMHVHQSVWKDGKNLFAGDGYAGLSDFALYYIGGIIKHARALNAITNPGTNSYKRLVPGFEAPVKLAYSAKNRSASIRIPYVANPKARRVEARFPDPLMNPYLGFSALLMAGLDGVENKIHPGEAATKDLYHLPPEEDKLVPTVCHSLDQALEALDADRSFLTKGGVFSDSMLDAYIDLKMTEVTRYRQAVHPVEYDMYFSL, from the coding sequence ATGGCAAAGACCGTTGCAGACGTGATGAACATGGTGAAGGAGAACGAGGTCAAATTCGTGGACCTTCGTTTTACGGACACCCGCGGCAAGGAGCAGCACGTCACGGTGCCGGTGTCGCACTTCGACGAAGACAAGTTCACCTCCGGCCATGCCTTCGACGGCTCGTCGGTGGCCGGCTGGAAGGGCATCGAGGCATCGGACATGCAGCTGATGCCCGACCCCAGCACCGCGAACATCGACCCCTTCTTCGAAGAGACCACCCTGTTCCTGCAGTGCGACGTGATCGAGCCCGGCGACGGCAAGGCCTATGACCGCGACCCCCGCTCCGTGGCCAAGCGCGCCGAAGCCTACCTGAAGGCCTCGGGCCTGGGCGATACCGCCTACTTCGGTCCCGAGCCCGAATTCTTCATCTTCGACGGCGTGCGCTGGAACACCGAACCCGGCAGCACCTTCTATGAAATCGAAGAGTACGAGGCTCCCTGGAACTCCGGCGCCAAGTTCGAGTCCGGCAACCGCGGCCACCGTCCGCGCGTCAAGGGCGGCTACTTCCCCGTGCCCCCCGTGGACAGCACCCAGGATCTGCGCGCCGAAATGGTGCTGCTGCTCGAACAGCTGGGCATCCCCGTCGAAGTGTTCCACCACGAAGTGGCGGGCGCCGGCCAGAACGAGATCGGCACGCGCTTCTCGACCCTGGTCGAGCGCGCCGACTGGACCCAGGTCATGAAGTACGTGATCTGGAACGTGGCCAACACCTACGGCAAGACCGCGACCTTCATGCCCAAGCCCTATCCGGGCGACAACGGCTCGGGCATGCACGTGCACCAGTCCGTCTGGAAGGATGGCAAGAACCTGTTCGCCGGTGACGGCTATGCAGGCCTGTCCGACTTCGCGCTGTACTACATCGGCGGCATCATCAAGCACGCCCGTGCCTTGAACGCCATCACCAACCCCGGCACCAACAGCTACAAGCGCCTGGTCCCCGGCTTCGAAGCCCCGGTGAAGCTGGCCTACTCGGCCAAGAACCGCTCGGCATCGATCCGCATCCCCTACGTGGCCAACCCCAAGGCCCGCCGCGTCGAGGCCCGCTTCCCCGATCCGCTGATGAACCCCTACCTGGGCTTCTCGGCCCTGCTGATGGCCGGCCTGGACGGCGTGGAAAACAAGATCCATCCCGGCGAAGCCGCTACCAAGGACCTGTACCACCTGCCGCCCGAAGAGGACAAGCTGGTGCCCACGGTCTGCCACAGCCTGGACCAGGCCCTGGAAGCGCTGGATGCCGACCGCTCGTTCCTGACCAAGGGCGGCGTGTTCTCGGACAGCATGCTCGATGCCTACATCGACCTGAAGATGACCGAAGTCACGCGCTACCGCCAGGCCGTGCACCCGGTCGAGTACGACATGTACTTCTCGCTGTAA
- a CDS encoding amidohydrolase family protein gives MLDLLLTHATLPDGRQDMSIAVQGERIAEVTPGLVAPAHVVVDAQHQLVAPPFVDPHFHMDATLSHGLPRVNRSGTLLEGIALWGELKPLLTAEALIERALAYCDWAVAKGLLAIRSHVDTSDARLLAVDALLEVRRRVAPFIDLQLVAFPQDGVLRSPGGVENLRRALDKGVDVVGGIPHFERTMAEGAASVRLLCELAAERGLPVDMHCDESDDPLSRHIETLAFEAQRLGLQGRVNGSHCTSMHSMDNYYVSKLLPLIAESGVSVVANPLINITLQGRQDSYPRRRGMARVPELLAAGVNVAFGHDCVMDPWYGMGSGDMLEVAHMGLHVAQMTDQDGLRDCFEAVTTRAARVMRLDGYGLAAGCEASFVLLQAGDVAEAIRLRATRLKVFRKGRLLAETPAATATLHLPGRAAQTDWRR, from the coding sequence ATGCTCGATCTTCTCCTCACCCACGCCACGCTGCCCGATGGGCGGCAGGACATGTCCATCGCCGTGCAGGGCGAGCGCATCGCCGAGGTCACGCCCGGCCTTGTGGCGCCCGCCCATGTGGTCGTCGATGCGCAGCATCAGCTGGTTGCACCGCCCTTCGTCGATCCGCACTTCCACATGGACGCGACGCTCAGCCACGGCCTGCCGCGCGTCAACCGGAGCGGCACCCTGCTCGAAGGCATTGCGTTGTGGGGCGAACTCAAGCCCCTGCTCACGGCCGAGGCGCTCATCGAGCGTGCGCTGGCCTATTGCGACTGGGCGGTGGCCAAGGGCCTGCTGGCCATACGCAGCCATGTGGACACCAGCGACGCGCGCCTGCTGGCGGTGGACGCGCTGCTGGAGGTCAGGCGCCGGGTCGCGCCCTTCATCGACCTGCAGCTGGTCGCCTTTCCGCAGGACGGCGTGCTGCGAAGCCCGGGCGGCGTCGAGAACCTCAGGCGCGCGCTGGACAAGGGGGTGGATGTGGTCGGTGGCATCCCGCACTTCGAGCGCACCATGGCCGAGGGCGCGGCCAGCGTCCGCCTGCTGTGCGAGCTGGCGGCAGAGCGCGGCCTGCCGGTGGACATGCACTGCGACGAGTCGGATGATCCGCTGTCGCGCCACATCGAGACCCTGGCCTTCGAGGCCCAGCGCCTGGGGCTGCAGGGCCGCGTCAATGGCTCGCACTGCACCTCCATGCACAGCATGGACAACTACTACGTGAGCAAGCTGCTGCCGCTGATCGCCGAGAGCGGCGTCAGTGTGGTGGCCAACCCGCTGATCAACATCACGCTGCAGGGACGCCAGGACAGTTATCCCAGGCGCCGGGGCATGGCGCGTGTGCCCGAGCTGCTGGCCGCCGGCGTCAACGTGGCCTTCGGCCACGACTGCGTGATGGACCCCTGGTACGGCATGGGATCGGGCGACATGCTGGAAGTGGCCCACATGGGCCTGCACGTGGCGCAGATGACGGACCAGGACGGCCTGCGCGACTGCTTCGAGGCCGTGACCACGCGCGCGGCCCGCGTCATGCGCCTTGACGGCTACGGCCTCGCGGCCGGCTGCGAGGCCAGTTTCGTGCTGCTGCAGGCCGGTGACGTGGCCGAGGCGATCCGGCTGCGCGCCACCCGGTTGAAGGTGTTTCGCAAGGGGCGGCTGCTGGCCGAGACGCCGGCCGCGACGGCCACGCTGCATCTGCCCGGGCGTGCGGCGCAGACCGACTGGCGCAGGTGA
- a CDS encoding Crp/Fnr family transcriptional regulator, giving the protein MLTPAEREAINTGPWFNSLSPSLRHDILRQTTVKRLRDGALIYARGDEPHRWYACAQGAVRMSSTSLSGRQTTLAYVEPGAWFGAMSVFLDEPRTRDAHAHGDTTLLCLDKDRFHALLTAHTGFYDALLRLQARRIRQTYSLVEDLNTLPLRARLAKQLLHLSRSYGTHTLDDPRELRIGLQLVQEELAQLLGASRQRVNQELKRMERDHCIRVDPQGLVIRDLAALQSIVREASLAGA; this is encoded by the coding sequence ATGCTCACCCCCGCCGAGCGCGAGGCCATCAACACCGGCCCGTGGTTCAACAGCCTCTCGCCCTCGCTGCGCCACGACATCCTGCGCCAGACCACCGTGAAGCGGCTCAGGGACGGGGCGCTGATCTATGCACGCGGCGATGAGCCGCATCGCTGGTATGCCTGCGCCCAGGGGGCCGTGCGCATGAGCTCCACCAGCCTGTCGGGGCGACAGACCACCCTGGCCTATGTGGAGCCCGGCGCCTGGTTCGGCGCCATGTCCGTCTTCCTGGACGAGCCACGCACCCGCGACGCCCACGCCCATGGCGACACCACGCTGCTGTGCCTGGACAAGGACCGCTTTCACGCCCTCCTGACCGCCCATACCGGGTTCTATGACGCGCTGCTGCGCCTGCAGGCACGGCGCATCCGCCAGACCTACAGCCTGGTGGAAGATCTCAACACCCTGCCGCTGCGCGCACGCCTGGCCAAGCAGTTGCTGCACCTGTCGCGCAGCTATGGCACGCACACGCTGGACGATCCGCGCGAGTTGCGCATCGGCCTGCAGCTGGTTCAGGAGGAGCTGGCCCAGCTGCTGGGCGCCTCGCGCCAGCGCGTGAACCAGGAACTCAAGCGCATGGAGCGTGACCATTGCATACGCGTGGATCCCCAGGGGCTGGTGATCCGGGACCTCGCCGCATTGCAGTCCATCGTCCGCGAAGCCAGCCTGGCGGGCGCCTGA
- a CDS encoding competence/damage-inducible protein A, translated as MTLQVGALIIGDEILSGKRADKHLPKLIELLGARGLSLGHAEYVGDDRARITDALRRAFASQAVVFSFGGIGATPDDHTRQCAAEALGVPLALHPEAVALIRERMRDVAAEEGKPYEPQRADNLHRLQMGNFPEGARIIPNTYNKIPGFSCCGTAGTVHFVPGFPVMAWPMVEWVLEQRYARHFHSAVHREHSVIVYGGMEATLTPLMVAIERDHPGVKVFSLPSVDDAKHGRHIELGVKGEAGAVTKAWPTLLEGLHSFGADLGPELVRNI; from the coding sequence ATGACCCTTCAAGTCGGCGCACTCATCATCGGAGACGAAATCCTGTCGGGCAAGCGTGCCGACAAGCACCTGCCCAAACTGATCGAACTGCTGGGCGCTCGCGGCCTGTCGCTGGGCCACGCCGAGTATGTAGGCGATGACAGGGCGCGCATCACCGACGCGCTGCGCCGCGCCTTTGCCTCGCAGGCCGTGGTCTTCAGCTTCGGGGGCATCGGCGCCACGCCCGACGACCATACGCGCCAATGCGCAGCCGAGGCCCTGGGCGTGCCGCTGGCCCTGCACCCCGAGGCCGTGGCCCTGATCCGTGAACGCATGCGCGACGTGGCCGCCGAGGAGGGCAAGCCCTACGAACCCCAGCGCGCAGACAACCTGCACCGCCTGCAGATGGGCAACTTCCCCGAAGGCGCACGCATCATTCCCAACACCTACAACAAGATCCCGGGCTTTTCGTGCTGCGGCACGGCAGGGACCGTGCACTTCGTGCCAGGCTTTCCGGTCATGGCCTGGCCCATGGTCGAGTGGGTGCTGGAGCAGCGCTACGCCAGGCACTTTCACAGCGCGGTACACCGGGAGCACTCGGTCATCGTCTACGGCGGCATGGAGGCGACGCTGACGCCGCTGATGGTGGCCATCGAACGCGACCACCCCGGCGTCAAGGTGTTCAGCCTGCCCAGCGTCGACGATGCAAAGCATGGGCGCCACATCGAGCTGGGTGTCAAGGGCGAGGCCGGGGCCGTGACCAAGGCCTGGCCCACCCTGCTGGAAGGTCTGCACTCATTTGGTGCAGATCTTGGCCCTGAATTGGTGCGCAATATCTGA